The following coding sequences lie in one Cannabis sativa cultivar Pink pepper isolate KNU-18-1 chromosome 5, ASM2916894v1, whole genome shotgun sequence genomic window:
- the LOC115716941 gene encoding uncharacterized protein LOC115716941, with product MAMQNLMAVLWKPGMGMYVKDLGENKFIFQFYHEIDVQRVVDRSPWTFKNAPLIFERLKPGDVLRAVRLNHLEIWVQLHDVQSGFQTEKMVTDAGNYIGSFVKSDEKNFNSVWRDYLRVQVRIDIEKPLKRQMKLQQIGGDWFWINFRYEFVPTFCFICGIIGHTENYCSHLFIQPVSSIVKPYGIFMKAVPRKTQYAMGAKLLRSGSSSSGGHGGSVAAGVGSVGRESFQGNHGFHGISIPGFSATGAGGDMIDDNGRNLGKQSGELAGSKEGDIYGNIMARQVESISNLDEEGLLFMDNKRKRLGKEVDIGPSGPKEGLDMDMGLDSNTHSKNVIMASSTDRARQSL from the coding sequence GGGAgagaataaatttatttttcaattctatCATGAGATAGATGTTCAGAGGGTTGTTGATAGAAGTCCTTGGACATTCAAAAACGCACCACTGATCTTTGAGAGATTAAAACCAGGAGACGTTCTAAGAGCGGTGCGATTGAATCATCTGGAAATCTGGGTGCAATTACATGATGTTCAGTCGGGTTTTCAAACGGAAAAAATGGTGACGGATGCTGGAAACTACATCGGCAGCTTTGTGAAATCTGATGAGAAAAATTTTAACAGTGTATGGCGAGATTATTTGCGGGTTCAGGTCCGAATCGATATCGAGAAACCATTGAAGAGGCAAATGAAGCTGCAACAAATCGGTGGCGACTGGTTTTGGATCAATTTTAGGTATGAGTTTGTGCCTACCTTTTGCTTTATATGTGGTATAATTGGTCATACAGAGAATTATTGCTCTCATTTGTTTATTCAACCTGTTTCCTCCATTGTTAAACCATACGGTATTTTTATGAAAGCTGTACCAAGAAAAACACAGTATGCTATGGGGGCAAAGTTGTTACGATCGGGTTCTTCAAGTTCTGGTGGGCATGGAGGTTCGGTGGCGGCTGGAGTCGGCAGCGTTGGGAGGGAGTCATTCCAGGGAAATCACGGGTTTCATGGAATATCTATTCCTGGTTTTTCGGCTACAGGGGCGGGTGGAGATATGATTGATGATAATGGGAGAAATTTGGGGAAGCAATCAGGTGAATTGGCTGGGAGCAAGGAGGGAGATATTTATGGTAATATTATGGCTAGACAGGTGGAATCCATTTCAAATTTGGATGAGGAGGGTTTGCTTTTCATGGATAATAAAAGAAAGAGATTGGGTAAGGAAGTTGATATTGGGCCGAGTGGGCCTAAGGAAGGTTTGGATATGGACATGGGGCTTGATTCAAATACTCACTCAAAAAATGTTATAATGGCAAGCTCAACGGACCGGGCTCGCCAATCATTATga